A genomic region of Methanosarcina thermophila TM-1 contains the following coding sequences:
- the pylS gene encoding pyrrolysine--tRNA(Pyl) ligase → MDKKPLDVLISATGLWMSRTGTLHKIKHHEVSKRKIYIEMACGDRLVVNNSRNSRTARAFRHHKYRKTCKHCKVSDEDISNFLTKPAENSTSVKVKVISTPKVKKAMPKSVSRAPKPLETSVSAQTSANKSGSVSVHAKSAPNSSSSTSTPAPALTRSQLDRIEALLSPEDKISLDAAKPFRELESELLERRKGDLQRIYAYERENYLGKLERDITKFFVDRGFLEIKSPILIPAEYVERMGIDSDSELSKQVFRVDKNLCLRPMLAPNLYNYLRKLDRVLPDPIKIFEIGPCYRKESDGKEHLEEFTMLNFCQMGSGSTRENLEALIREFLDYLGIDFEIVGDSCMVYGDTLDVMYGDLELSSAVVGPVPLDREWGIDKPWIGAGFGLERLLKVMHGFKNIKRAARSESYYNGISTSL, encoded by the coding sequence ATGGATAAAAAACCATTAGATGTTCTAATATCTGCGACCGGGCTCTGGATGTCCAGAACTGGCACACTCCACAAGATCAAGCATCACGAAGTCTCAAAAAGGAAAATCTATATTGAAATGGCGTGCGGAGACCGACTTGTTGTAAATAATTCAAGGAACAGCCGAACAGCCCGAGCATTCAGGCATCACAAGTACAGGAAAACCTGCAAGCACTGTAAGGTTTCGGATGAAGATATCAGCAATTTCCTCACAAAACCAGCCGAAAACAGTACAAGTGTGAAAGTTAAGGTGATTTCTACTCCGAAGGTAAAAAAAGCCATGCCAAAATCGGTCTCAAGGGCTCCAAAACCTCTGGAAACTTCTGTATCTGCACAGACCTCGGCGAATAAATCTGGATCTGTATCGGTACATGCAAAATCAGCTCCAAATTCATCTTCTTCTACATCAACACCTGCTCCTGCACTTACGCGGAGCCAGCTTGACAGGATTGAAGCCCTCCTGAGTCCTGAAGACAAAATTTCTCTGGATGCGGCAAAGCCTTTCAGGGAACTTGAGTCCGAACTGCTGGAAAGAAGAAAGGGAGATTTGCAGCGAATCTATGCCTATGAACGGGAAAATTATCTTGGAAAACTCGAACGCGATATTACGAAATTTTTCGTGGACAGGGGTTTTCTAGAGATCAAGTCTCCTATCCTTATTCCAGCAGAGTATGTCGAGAGAATGGGCATTGATAGCGACAGTGAACTTTCAAAGCAGGTTTTCAGGGTAGATAAAAATCTCTGCTTGAGACCAATGCTTGCCCCGAATCTCTATAATTATCTTCGGAAACTTGATAGGGTTCTGCCTGATCCGATAAAGATTTTTGAAATTGGTCCCTGTTACCGGAAGGAATCTGACGGCAAAGAGCATCTCGAAGAATTCACAATGCTGAATTTCTGTCAGATGGGCTCAGGTAGTACCCGGGAAAATCTTGAGGCTTTGATAAGGGAATTTCTGGATTACCTGGGAATCGATTTCGAGATCGTAGGGGATTCCTGTATGGTCTATGGGGACACCCTTGATGTAATGTACGGGGATCTGGAACTTTCGTCGGCAGTCGTCGGTCCAGTTCCTCTCGATAGGGAATGGGGCATTGACAAACCCTGGATAGGTGCAGGTTTTGGGCTTGAACGCTTGCTCAAGGTTATGCACGGCTTTAAAAACATTAAGAGAGCTGCAAGATCCGAATCTTACTATAACGGAATTTCGACCAGCCTCTAA
- a CDS encoding DUF1638 domain-containing protein, whose product MSTMSIISCKILQDEIVWILENDSSIDEIIIVDNKNIQEFIEKLDKAGLQYKVLSLEDISSFPEIKNECKKYRILIHLMELGLHRSPKELKIKVYETIEILAPFSSGILLFYGLCGNVLGNVEKDFEHSSISCPVRILKDKDHRIVDDCIGATVGGVKNYLRILKSVSDAGTYLFTPMYSKGWRELLDLNKLNKDPAKALELMKKTHEMLGYKRVAKINTGLKYTENFDASIREFAELFDFEILEFDEGDQEIFKDCYKELKMEIENKKC is encoded by the coding sequence ATGTCTACTATGAGTATTATTTCATGCAAGATACTGCAGGACGAAATTGTCTGGATTCTTGAAAATGATTCTTCTATTGATGAAATTATTATAGTTGATAATAAAAATATTCAGGAGTTTATTGAAAAACTGGATAAAGCGGGTCTTCAGTATAAAGTACTCTCTCTGGAAGATATCTCCTCTTTTCCTGAAATCAAGAATGAATGTAAGAAATATAGAATTTTGATACATCTCATGGAGTTGGGTCTTCATAGAAGCCCTAAAGAGTTAAAAATTAAGGTATATGAAACTATAGAGATCCTTGCTCCTTTTTCGTCGGGGATATTGCTTTTTTACGGTCTATGTGGGAATGTACTTGGGAACGTTGAAAAAGACTTTGAACATAGTTCAATCTCATGTCCGGTCCGTATTCTTAAAGACAAAGATCACAGGATTGTGGATGACTGCATAGGGGCTACTGTGGGAGGAGTCAAGAATTATCTAAGGATACTCAAAAGTGTCAGTGATGCTGGAACATACCTCTTTACTCCCATGTACAGCAAGGGATGGAGGGAACTGCTTGACCTGAATAAGCTAAATAAAGATCCTGCTAAAGCATTGGAATTAATGAAAAAGACCCATGAAATGCTTGGTTACAAAAGAGTTGCTAAGATTAATACTGGGCTCAAATACACTGAAAATTTCGACGCTTCTATTCGGGAATTTGCAGAATTGTTTGATTTCGAGATTCTGGAATTCGATGAGGGGGATCAAGAAATTTTTAAAGATTGTTATAAAGAACTTAAAATGGAGATTGAGAATAAAAAATGTTGA
- a CDS encoding prenyltransferase/squalene oxidase repeat-containing protein: protein MSSVKWLLARKRKNSWNKDVYDTSYALAALADTGTQDRDGCNWLYEHYCPSWEQVGTTSLLITALKKQDNLAKSKDFETFIRERAEWILSKRANDGGWQYISTSNLAIQALLLTGFKDELEPSIRWLLKNVHENGSWGNQTDDVNATALTLSTLGLYNKT from the coding sequence ATGTCCTCAGTAAAATGGCTGCTTGCCAGAAAAAGAAAAAATTCCTGGAACAAGGATGTTTATGATACATCCTATGCCCTTGCAGCTCTTGCAGATACTGGAACTCAGGACAGAGACGGGTGCAACTGGCTATATGAGCACTATTGCCCTTCCTGGGAACAGGTAGGCACAACATCTCTCCTCATTACTGCTCTTAAAAAACAGGATAATCTGGCAAAAAGCAAAGACTTTGAGACTTTTATCCGGGAAAGAGCAGAATGGATCCTTTCAAAAAGAGCAAACGATGGCGGCTGGCAATACATCTCCACAAGCAATCTGGCAATTCAGGCTCTGCTCCTCACAGGCTTTAAAGATGAACTTGAACCCTCGATCCGCTGGCTCCTTAAAAATGTCCACGAAAATGGTTCTTGGGGAAATCAGACCGACGATGTAAACGCTACTGCACTGACTCTAAGCACCCTGGGGCTTTATAATAAGACTTGA
- a CDS encoding ferritin, translating into MLKEKIQEALNEQINKEMYSSYLYLAMSAYSSSVGLPGFAHWFRVQAEEEYMHAMRLFDYINNQDGKIKLKEIKEPPAGFGTAVEMFHQVLEHEQFITRSINELVELANAEQDGTTASFLQWYVKEQEEEEENVKEIIAKLRGIDKNEYVISSVDQELAKRPALR; encoded by the coding sequence ATGTTGAAGGAGAAGATACAGGAAGCCCTGAATGAGCAGATCAATAAAGAAATGTATTCGTCTTATCTCTACCTTGCTATGTCAGCATATAGTTCATCGGTAGGGCTTCCGGGTTTCGCTCACTGGTTCAGAGTCCAGGCAGAAGAGGAATATATGCACGCAATGAGGCTTTTTGATTATATAAACAATCAGGATGGGAAAATTAAGCTGAAGGAGATCAAAGAGCCACCAGCGGGATTCGGAACAGCTGTGGAAATGTTCCATCAGGTGCTGGAGCATGAACAGTTTATCACTCGCTCAATCAATGAACTGGTAGAGCTTGCTAATGCTGAACAGGATGGGACTACGGCTTCATTTCTGCAGTGGTACGTTAAAGAGCAGGAAGAAGAGGAAGAAAACGTTAAAGAAATTATTGCCAAACTGAGGGGCATTGATAAAAATGAATATGTAATTTCCTCAGTTGATCAGGAACTGGCAAAAAGACCTGCTCTGAGATAA
- a CDS encoding universal stress protein, which produces MGGLGIEESSELESEPQKRILIATDGSKACENVADLGVEIAKLSGAKIYALYVIDLTPFGSILMDDSWVKNACAELERVGREAICCIERNAKAAGVEAAPIILKGNPAEKILDFAENQKVDMIVMGSTGKSGIKRFMLGSVSEKVVRHSKIPVLVARERIKPESFFSYSKESEKIPTSAAREETP; this is translated from the coding sequence ATTGGGGGGTTAGGTATAGAGGAGAGCAGTGAACTTGAATCTGAGCCTCAAAAGAGAATCCTCATCGCTACTGACGGCTCAAAAGCCTGTGAAAACGTAGCGGATCTCGGGGTAGAGATTGCAAAGTTGAGTGGGGCGAAAATTTATGCCTTATACGTTATCGATTTAACTCCTTTTGGTTCAATTTTGATGGATGACTCGTGGGTAAAAAATGCCTGTGCAGAGCTTGAGAGAGTTGGCCGTGAAGCAATATGTTGTATAGAAAGGAATGCAAAAGCTGCAGGAGTAGAAGCTGCTCCCATAATCCTTAAAGGAAATCCTGCTGAAAAAATTCTGGATTTTGCAGAGAACCAGAAAGTTGACATGATTGTTATGGGTTCTACTGGGAAAAGCGGGATTAAACGTTTCATGCTTGGAAGCGTATCCGAAAAGGTTGTGAGGCACTCAAAAATCCCGGTACTTGTCGCACGTGAGAGGATTAAACCTGAGAGTTTCTTCAGTTATAGCAAGGAGAGTGAAAAAATCCCGACCAGTGCCGCTCGTGAGGAGACGCCGTGA
- a CDS encoding universal stress protein, which translates to MEGNINVVSSTPRKILIATDGSETANEAADFAMEMFGCSGAKVYAVYVIDTTPYRSISLDKIWSKETLDEFEKAGQEATSYVEKIGKAAGVEVETRVLRGNPAEKIMSFAEDNNIDMIVVGSLGKGGYERIVLGSVSEKVVRHAKVPVLVVRERHKSEKKLIQA; encoded by the coding sequence ATGGAAGGAAACATTAATGTCGTATCTAGTACTCCAAGAAAGATATTGATCGCTACAGATGGCTCAGAGACCGCAAATGAAGCCGCTGATTTTGCAATGGAAATGTTTGGGTGCAGTGGGGCAAAAGTGTACGCCGTGTATGTCATCGACACGACACCCTATCGGTCAATTTCGCTGGATAAGATATGGTCAAAAGAAACACTTGACGAATTCGAGAAAGCCGGGCAAGAAGCAACCTCTTATGTAGAGAAAATTGGAAAAGCTGCGGGAGTGGAGGTTGAAACCAGGGTACTAAGGGGGAACCCGGCAGAAAAGATTATGTCTTTTGCAGAAGACAATAATATCGATATGATTGTAGTGGGGTCACTTGGGAAAGGAGGATATGAAAGAATCGTACTTGGAAGTGTGTCCGAAAAAGTCGTAAGGCACGCGAAAGTTCCTGTGCTGGTTGTCCGGGAAAGGCACAAAAGTGAGAAGAAGTTGATACAGGCATAA
- a CDS encoding TfuA-related McrA-glycine thioamidation protein: MKARAVIFTGNSISHEDARKILRANYQPPVRRFQLEKFVQKGYKVIGIIDGIFFDRAAVGHREILSALNAGIKVVGGASMGALRASELDTHGMIGVGKIYEWYRDGVIESDDEVAVSTNPDTFEPISVPLVNIRETLKAALASGLLSKEEHNGLLQLAIDTYYPDRSYLGLVKEGAKRGLIPEEKKKIILDFCTNNEVDVKREDAILVLETVKKLIEEA, translated from the coding sequence ATGAAAGCAAGAGCAGTAATCTTTACAGGCAATAGCATAAGCCATGAGGACGCAAGAAAAATCCTGAGGGCAAATTACCAGCCTCCTGTACGCAGGTTCCAACTTGAGAAATTCGTTCAAAAAGGGTATAAGGTCATAGGAATAATAGACGGGATATTTTTTGATAGGGCTGCTGTTGGGCACAGGGAGATTCTGTCAGCACTTAATGCAGGAATAAAGGTAGTAGGAGGCGCCAGCATGGGAGCTCTCCGAGCTTCTGAGCTTGATACCCATGGGATGATAGGTGTAGGAAAAATATATGAATGGTACAGAGACGGTGTTATCGAATCCGATGACGAGGTCGCAGTGAGCACAAACCCTGATACTTTCGAGCCCATTTCTGTGCCCCTTGTTAATATAAGGGAAACCCTGAAAGCTGCACTTGCCTCAGGTCTTTTGAGCAAAGAAGAACATAACGGTCTCCTGCAACTTGCGATTGACACTTACTACCCTGATAGGAGCTATCTGGGGCTTGTAAAAGAAGGAGCAAAAAGAGGATTGATCCCGGAAGAAAAGAAAAAAATTATTCTGGATTTCTGTACAAATAACGAGGTTGACGTAAAAAGGGAAGATGCAATTCTTGTGCTTGAAACCGTAAAAAAGCTCATTGAAGAAGCCTGA
- a CDS encoding YcaO-related McrA-glycine thioamidation protein: MPEIKIDRSISYLEGTQRVYDEATTLENTKDEIKKTGVTRIADITNLDRLGIPIFSAIRPSAAKGAISIYSGKGSTEQRARISAIMESFERCLAERPGLNADIEDGISAPSLVESYNVAKESYTVIDPATLLLPQPYLPQSLCEWVGAYDLINGEEVFVSANAVYHPYDAPGQCQKLFLSNTNGLASGNVIEEAILHGLLEVIERDAISIAQFSRNLGKEIVLTEEDGYLYELSSKFKNAGIELKVWLVPTDTGIPTVIAVTDDVKLKDPALLVMGAGSHLKPEIAVARAITEAAQSRVVQIQGAREDTDRESFIRSIGYDRMKRLNKFWFEEGEKISLSEVQDLSKKSPAENIDVVLEKLKGIAERALVVDLSREEVNVPVVRVIIPGFELFTIDRDRKGKRIGSQRKKEFSRDRTEKPWKRR, translated from the coding sequence ATGCCTGAAATAAAAATTGACAGATCGATCTCATATCTCGAAGGCACACAGCGAGTATATGACGAAGCCACAACCCTAGAAAACACCAAAGATGAGATAAAAAAGACAGGCGTCACCCGAATTGCTGATATTACGAACCTGGACAGGCTTGGAATTCCGATTTTCTCGGCAATCCGTCCCAGTGCCGCAAAAGGAGCGATCAGTATTTACTCAGGCAAGGGTTCGACCGAGCAGAGAGCTCGAATCTCAGCAATAATGGAGAGCTTTGAACGCTGCTTGGCAGAAAGGCCTGGCTTGAACGCAGACATTGAAGACGGGATTTCAGCCCCTTCACTTGTGGAATCCTATAATGTCGCCAAAGAAAGCTATACAGTGATAGATCCAGCAACACTGCTTCTGCCCCAGCCCTATCTTCCCCAGTCCCTATGTGAGTGGGTTGGAGCATACGATTTGATCAACGGCGAAGAGGTGTTTGTAAGCGCAAATGCAGTTTACCATCCATATGACGCACCTGGACAGTGCCAGAAACTTTTCCTGAGCAACACAAATGGGCTGGCTTCCGGAAATGTGATTGAGGAAGCTATTCTCCATGGGCTGCTAGAGGTTATAGAAAGGGATGCAATCAGCATAGCGCAGTTTTCCCGCAACCTGGGAAAGGAAATCGTGCTGACTGAAGAGGATGGGTACCTGTATGAACTTTCCAGCAAATTCAAAAACGCAGGAATAGAACTCAAGGTCTGGCTGGTTCCGACCGATACCGGCATTCCCACAGTAATTGCGGTAACTGATGATGTAAAACTCAAAGACCCGGCTCTTCTTGTCATGGGGGCAGGCTCCCATCTGAAACCCGAAATTGCGGTTGCACGAGCAATAACTGAAGCTGCCCAGTCGCGGGTAGTCCAGATTCAGGGTGCAAGGGAAGATACGGATAGGGAAAGTTTCATCCGAAGTATTGGGTATGACCGTATGAAACGTTTGAACAAGTTCTGGTTCGAAGAAGGAGAAAAAATTTCACTTTCAGAAGTCCAGGATCTGTCCAAGAAAAGCCCTGCAGAGAACATTGATGTTGTACTCGAAAAACTTAAGGGCATTGCCGAGAGAGCGCTGGTAGTAGACCTCTCAAGAGAAGAGGTTAATGTGCCAGTCGTCCGTGTGATAATTCCTGGCTTTGAACTTTTCACCATTGATCGGGACAGGAAAGGAAAAAGGATCGGCTCCCAGAGAAAAAAAGAATTTTCCAGAGATAGAACTGAAAAGCCGTGGAAGAGACGATGA
- a CDS encoding YgaP family membrane protein produces the protein MEENVGGFDLLFRTVFGILATLALSTGVVRKSPWKWIVAGIAFTGLYSSILRHCTPYAILGISTAEKKKASVQETCISEQYIKKC, from the coding sequence CTGGAAGAAAATGTAGGAGGCTTTGATCTCCTGTTCCGGACTGTATTTGGAATACTTGCAACTCTCGCACTGTCAACAGGAGTTGTGAGAAAATCTCCCTGGAAGTGGATTGTTGCGGGTATAGCTTTTACAGGGCTTTATAGCTCAATCCTCAGACATTGTACTCCCTATGCAATTCTCGGGATAAGTACTGCAGAAAAGAAGAAAGCTTCTGTACAGGAAACCTGTATTAGTGAACAGTATATCAAGAAATGTTAA
- a CDS encoding cation-translocating P-type ATPase yields the protein MLTNALVKPPGRLNESKMNSMTIEHDKIVPYRLSVNEVLTALGTDARNGLSKEEAQARLERYGKNELTAEKPVPAWRKFLAQFQDMLVILLLIATLISAGLWLYERDSALPYEAIAIFAVVLLNAIMGYVQQSRAEEAMAALRQMTAAQANVFRDGIRQSIPATDIVPGDIIIIEEGNTIPADARVIQSTALQTAEAALTGESLPVLKDNLTITEEVGLGDRDNMIFSGTVAVYGHGRAVVTATGMQTEMGRIAGMLKETPVETTPLQEELHRVGKLLGIVVIAIAVVIISTIILIEDVRGFSALFDVLILGVALAVAAVPESLPAVVTVVLSLGVQRMARKNAIVRHLAAVETLGSANVIASDKTGTLTKNEMTVLAVVTASGRVNFEGTGYAPEGEVRREGGGKIDGALEFEFVRTLAAADRASNAVLHERNGRWVVYGDPTEGALIVAARKAGLEAEVLNARLERIGEVPFSSERKLMSTVHTDTEQKERFLAFTKGAPDVLLARCTQELVGEEIKPLTAERRAEILKKNEELAGEALRTIAVAFRTMSKATFEQEGLDEDVEKELVFLGLIGMIDPPRSEAKDAVARAMSAGVRPIMITGDHPKTATVIAESLGIPAHGKAVTGTELEKMSEEELDQTVQTVSVYARVNPEHKLRIVEALKRTGAIVAMTGDGVNDAPALKTADIGIAMGITGTDVSKEASDVVLADDNFATIVGAVEEGRAIFSNIRKFLRYLLSSNLGEVMIMFFGLLLADVIGLTANGGTGIVLPLLATQILWINLISDGPPALALGVDPADPGLMREPPRPREEGVITHSMWTGIIFTGVIMAAGTLLVLDASLPEGLIEGSGSLQYAQTMAFNTVVFFSLFVVFNSRSDKQSAFVGLFSNKWLWGAVLLSVLLQVAVIYIPFLQQAFSTVSLSLGDWLLCAAVASSALWLRELSKIIVRAMENRK from the coding sequence TTGCTGACGAATGCACTTGTGAAGCCTCCGGGACGGCTAAATGAATCAAAGATGAATTCCATGACCATTGAACATGATAAGATTGTTCCTTATCGGCTGTCGGTTAACGAAGTATTAACTGCGCTAGGTACGGATGCACGAAACGGCTTGAGTAAAGAGGAAGCACAGGCGCGGCTCGAAAGATACGGCAAGAATGAATTGACAGCAGAAAAGCCCGTGCCTGCGTGGAGAAAATTCCTGGCGCAGTTCCAGGACATGCTTGTTATCCTGTTGCTCATCGCAACATTGATTTCGGCAGGATTATGGCTGTATGAGCGCGATTCTGCACTGCCTTATGAAGCCATTGCCATTTTTGCTGTTGTACTGCTAAATGCGATCATGGGCTACGTTCAGCAGTCACGGGCTGAGGAAGCGATGGCTGCACTGCGCCAGATGACGGCAGCACAAGCAAACGTTTTTCGGGACGGGATACGGCAGAGCATTCCGGCAACTGATATCGTACCCGGTGACATTATAATCATCGAAGAAGGCAATACTATCCCGGCAGACGCTAGAGTGATTCAATCAACTGCACTGCAAACAGCCGAGGCAGCACTGACAGGTGAGAGCCTTCCTGTTTTAAAAGACAATCTTACGATTACGGAAGAAGTAGGGCTCGGCGACCGGGACAATATGATCTTTAGCGGCACTGTGGCTGTCTACGGACACGGGCGTGCAGTGGTCACAGCAACTGGAATGCAAACCGAAATGGGACGCATTGCCGGTATGCTTAAAGAAACGCCAGTAGAAACCACTCCTTTACAGGAGGAGCTTCACCGCGTTGGCAAACTGCTCGGAATTGTTGTTATTGCTATCGCTGTCGTGATAATCTCAACAATCATCTTGATTGAAGATGTAAGAGGCTTCTCAGCCCTTTTTGACGTGCTCATTTTAGGTGTGGCACTTGCTGTAGCGGCGGTACCGGAAAGCCTGCCCGCGGTAGTGACAGTTGTCCTCTCACTCGGTGTGCAGCGTATGGCACGGAAAAATGCCATAGTGCGCCACCTTGCAGCTGTCGAGACTCTCGGCTCGGCTAATGTCATTGCCTCCGACAAAACAGGAACCCTCACAAAGAACGAAATGACAGTACTTGCAGTAGTTACAGCAAGCGGTCGAGTTAATTTTGAAGGTACGGGTTATGCTCCTGAAGGTGAGGTGCGCAGGGAAGGTGGAGGGAAAATTGATGGTGCACTTGAGTTCGAGTTTGTGCGTACACTTGCAGCTGCCGACAGGGCTAGCAATGCTGTGCTACATGAGCGTAATGGTCGGTGGGTGGTGTATGGCGACCCAACAGAAGGGGCATTGATAGTAGCTGCACGTAAAGCCGGGCTGGAAGCTGAGGTGCTCAATGCGCGGCTGGAACGCATTGGAGAAGTGCCTTTCTCCTCCGAACGTAAACTGATGAGTACGGTCCATACTGATACAGAGCAAAAGGAACGCTTCCTTGCATTTACCAAAGGTGCACCGGATGTATTGCTTGCCCGCTGTACCCAGGAACTTGTAGGAGAAGAGATCAAACCTCTTACTGCGGAACGCCGTGCAGAGATCTTGAAGAAGAACGAGGAACTGGCAGGTGAAGCTCTGCGGACAATTGCTGTTGCTTTTCGCACGATGTCAAAAGCTACGTTTGAGCAAGAGGGACTTGATGAGGATGTCGAGAAAGAGCTCGTCTTCCTGGGATTGATCGGCATGATCGATCCGCCGCGCAGTGAGGCAAAAGATGCAGTTGCACGCGCAATGTCTGCAGGAGTTCGCCCGATTATGATTACAGGCGACCATCCTAAAACTGCTACGGTCATTGCTGAGAGTCTCGGCATTCCAGCTCACGGGAAGGCTGTCACAGGCACTGAGCTTGAGAAGATGTCGGAGGAGGAACTTGACCAGACAGTTCAAACGGTATCGGTCTATGCCCGCGTTAATCCGGAACATAAACTTCGAATCGTGGAAGCATTAAAACGTACAGGAGCTATCGTGGCGATGACGGGTGATGGTGTCAACGATGCACCAGCTTTGAAAACCGCCGATATAGGGATAGCAATGGGTATTACCGGAACAGATGTCTCCAAAGAGGCATCTGATGTTGTGCTTGCTGATGATAATTTCGCAACTATTGTGGGGGCTGTCGAAGAGGGAAGAGCGATTTTTTCCAATATCCGCAAATTCTTACGTTACCTGCTCTCATCAAACCTCGGGGAAGTAATGATAATGTTCTTCGGCTTGCTGCTGGCAGACGTAATCGGATTAACTGCCAACGGCGGAACCGGGATAGTGTTACCATTACTTGCTACTCAGATTCTGTGGATCAATCTTATTTCAGACGGCCCACCCGCGCTCGCTCTCGGGGTTGACCCTGCGGACCCGGGATTAATGAGAGAGCCTCCACGCCCGCGGGAAGAAGGAGTGATAACTCACAGCATGTGGACAGGCATCATCTTTACTGGCGTAATCATGGCAGCTGGGACTCTGCTAGTACTGGATGCCAGCTTACCTGAGGGTTTGATCGAGGGTTCGGGCAGCCTGCAATACGCGCAAACAATGGCCTTTAACACAGTGGTCTTCTTTTCGTTATTCGTCGTTTTCAATTCACGTTCGGATAAACAGAGCGCATTCGTCGGTTTGTTCTCAAACAAATGGCTGTGGGGAGCAGTCCTGTTGTCCGTCTTACTGCAGGTAGCAGTAATTTACATCCCGTTTCTGCAGCAGGCATTTTCGACCGTTAGCCTTAGCCTTGGGGACTGGCTGCTCTGTGCGGCAGTAGCAAGCTCGGCACTGTGGCTGCGCGAATTAAGCAAAATTATTGTACGCGCAATGGAGAATCGAAAATAA